The following coding sequences are from one Buchnera aphidicola (Melaphis rhois) window:
- the pfkA gene encoding 6-phosphofructokinase — translation MIKTIGVLTSGGDSPGMNAAIRAVVRTALSKNLRILGIHDGYLGLYEDKMTSLDRYSVSDIINRGGTFLGSTRFPNFLKENIRSISIQNMKKRKIDVLVVIGGDGSYMGAKKLTEMGFPCISIPGTIDNDVAGTDYTIGYFTALETVVEAIDRLRDTSSSHQRISIVEVMGRTCGDLTLAAAIAGGCEFIVLPEIKYVQQELIKEIKAGIKKGKKHAIVAITECICDVEKLAQHIQHETKRETRATILGHIQRGGAPRAFDRILASRMGEYAVELLLLGYQGQCVGIRNEKMVNHDITDALENMKRPFKFDWLITAKKLY, via the coding sequence ATGATTAAAACAATCGGTGTATTGACGAGTGGTGGTGATTCTCCTGGAATGAATGCAGCAATAAGAGCTGTGGTAAGAACTGCGTTGAGTAAAAACTTGAGAATACTTGGAATACATGATGGATATCTCGGTTTATATGAAGATAAAATGACTAGTTTAGATCGATATAGTGTTTCTGATATAATCAATAGAGGTGGTACTTTCCTTGGATCTACACGTTTTCCTAATTTTTTAAAAGAAAACATAAGATCAATATCTATTCAAAATATGAAAAAACGTAAAATAGATGTCTTAGTAGTAATTGGAGGAGACGGTTCATATATGGGTGCAAAAAAGTTAACAGAAATGGGTTTTCCTTGCATTAGTATACCAGGAACTATTGACAACGATGTAGCAGGGACTGATTATACAATAGGATATTTTACAGCACTAGAAACAGTAGTAGAAGCTATTGACCGATTAAGAGATACGTCATCTTCTCATCAACGAATTTCAATAGTTGAGGTAATGGGACGAACTTGTGGAGATTTAACATTAGCTGCAGCTATAGCAGGAGGATGTGAATTTATAGTATTACCTGAAATTAAATATGTACAACAAGAACTAATAAAAGAAATTAAAGCAGGAATAAAAAAGGGTAAAAAACATGCTATAGTAGCCATTACTGAATGCATTTGTGATGTAGAAAAATTAGCACAACACATCCAACACGAAACTAAGAGAGAAACACGAGCAACTATTTTAGGTCATATACAAAGGGGGGGTGCACCTAGAGCATTCGATCGAATTTTAGCTTCTAGAATGGGTGAATATGCCGTAGAATTATTATTACTAGGATATCAAGGACAATGTGTTGGTATAAGAAACGAAAAAATGGTAAATCATGATATTACTGATGCACTTGAAAATATGAAACGACCGTTTAAATTTGATTGGTTAATTACTGCTAAAAAATTATATTAA
- a CDS encoding MIP/aquaporin family protein, with translation MSYFKKNTLLLSQCISEFLGTGLMIFFNSSCSASLKLTNEYNSLWKVSIILGLSTCIAIYISLLISGSEVHLNPVITVAFFLLFNFNKKKVIPYITSQILGSFFFSVITYKLYYNSIIIFEEKNKIFRGHCNSINSDSILSFFSNKDFGIIKIFIIEILITFVFVFIIIILNDNENYFNFKVTISPILIGILVCIINIIVFPLTNFTLNPAHDFGSRIFIYLSGWNKIVLTNGINIAYFIIPILGTAIGSVTSVYFYKYIKIHYNK, from the coding sequence ATGAGTTATTTTAAGAAAAATACTTTATTGCTATCACAATGCATTTCTGAATTTCTTGGTACAGGATTAATGATTTTTTTTAATTCTAGCTGTTCTGCATCATTAAAATTAACAAATGAATATAATAGCTTATGGAAAGTTAGTATCATATTAGGATTAAGTACTTGTATAGCAATATATATTAGTCTATTAATATCTGGATCTGAAGTACATTTGAATCCAGTAATTACTGTAGCATTTTTTTTGTTGTTTAATTTTAATAAAAAAAAAGTGATACCTTATATTACATCCCAAATCTTGGGATCATTTTTTTTTTCAGTTATTACTTATAAATTATATTATAATTCGATAATAATATTTGAAGAAAAAAATAAAATTTTTAGAGGTCATTGTAATAGTATTAACTCTGACTCTATACTTTCTTTTTTTTCGAACAAAGATTTCGGAATAATAAAAATTTTTATAATAGAAATTTTAATTACTTTTGTATTCGTTTTTATAATCATTATTTTAAACGATAATGAAAACTATTTCAATTTTAAGGTAACTATTTCTCCTATATTAATAGGTATATTAGTATGTATAATAAACATCATTGTTTTCCCATTGACAAACTTTACATTAAATCCTGCACATGATTTTGGTTCTCGTATTTTTATTTATCTGTCAGGATGGAATAAAATAGTACTTACTAATGGAATAAATATAGCTTATTTTATTATACCTATTTTAGGTACAGCAATAGGTTCCGTAACTTCTGTATATTTTTACAAATATATTAAAATACATTATAATAAATAA
- the tpiA gene encoding triose-phosphate isomerase, translating into MNKKIIIANWKLNGSIQLLQNLLKPISDFVKMNHISSKVIIAPPSVYLNQAYNIVLNTNVIIGAQNVDVNSFGAFTGEISVNMLKDINIRYVIVGHSERRLHHQENNILIAKKFEVVKHAKLIPILCIGETDKDYNLYTTQRVCQKQIDIIFDLLGETAFCNTIIAYEPIWAIGSKKIPSLNYIQDMCCFIKDYILKQQNINKKSFFIQYGGSVNENNIQQLCKIPDVDGFLIGSVSLSLNKFLKILKTISIDK; encoded by the coding sequence ATGAATAAAAAAATTATTATAGCTAATTGGAAGTTAAATGGAAGTATACAATTATTACAAAATCTTTTAAAACCTATATCTGATTTTGTAAAAATGAATCATATTTCTTCAAAAGTAATTATTGCTCCTCCTTCGGTATATTTGAATCAAGCATATAACATAGTTTTAAATACAAATGTTATAATTGGAGCTCAAAATGTAGACGTTAATTCGTTTGGTGCGTTCACTGGAGAAATCTCTGTTAATATGTTAAAAGACATTAATATAAGATACGTTATTGTCGGACATTCCGAAAGAAGATTACATCATCAAGAAAATAATATTTTAATTGCAAAAAAATTTGAAGTAGTTAAACATGCTAAATTAATTCCAATATTATGTATTGGAGAAACAGATAAAGATTACAACCTTTATACAACACAAAGAGTATGTCAAAAACAAATAGATATCATTTTTGATTTATTAGGTGAAACAGCATTTTGCAATACTATTATTGCTTATGAACCTATTTGGGCTATTGGATCTAAAAAAATACCATCACTTAATTATATACAAGATATGTGCTGTTTTATAAAAGATTATATTTTAAAACAACAAAATATAAACAAAAAATCTTTTTTTATTCAATATGGTGGTTCTGTAAACGAAAATAATATCCAACAACTATGTAAAATTCCTGACGTTGATGGATTTCTAATAGGTTCGGTATCATTGTCACTTAACAAGTTTTTAAAAATACTCAAAACAATATCTATAGATAAATAA